A portion of the Desulfurispora thermophila DSM 16022 genome contains these proteins:
- a CDS encoding enoyl-CoA hydratase-related protein, with product MAWENILLEIEDGIAVVTINRPKVLNALNAAVLAELDAAMDQLAADDQVRVIIITGAGEKSFVAGADIAFMSQLSPMEAKQFARKGQQVFSKIENLPKPVIAAINGFALGGGNELAMACDIRIASEKAKFGQPEVNLGLIAGFGGTQRLTRLVNPGMAKEILFTADMYDAETALKIGLVNHVVPAEELMNFCKSMAKRIAARGPIAVRLSKEAVNDGLEMDLEKAFIHEADLFGLVFTTQDRAEGIDAFLNKRKPEFKNK from the coding sequence GTGGCCTGGGAAAACATCCTGCTGGAGATTGAAGACGGCATTGCCGTGGTTACCATCAACCGGCCCAAGGTTTTAAACGCCTTGAACGCCGCCGTCCTGGCCGAATTGGACGCCGCCATGGATCAGCTGGCGGCCGACGACCAGGTGCGGGTGATCATCATCACCGGCGCGGGCGAGAAGTCCTTTGTGGCCGGTGCCGACATCGCCTTTATGAGCCAGCTTAGCCCCATGGAAGCCAAGCAATTTGCCCGCAAGGGGCAGCAGGTTTTCAGCAAAATTGAAAACCTGCCCAAGCCCGTGATCGCCGCCATTAACGGCTTTGCCCTGGGTGGTGGCAACGAGCTGGCCATGGCCTGCGACATCCGCATTGCCAGCGAAAAAGCCAAATTCGGCCAGCCCGAAGTCAACCTGGGCCTGATTGCCGGCTTTGGCGGCACCCAGCGCCTGACCCGCCTGGTCAACCCGGGTATGGCCAAGGAGATCCTCTTCACGGCCGATATGTACGACGCGGAGACCGCCCTCAAAATCGGGCTGGTCAACCACGTGGTGCCGGCGGAAGAGTTGATGAACTTCTGCAAGAGCATGGCCAAGCGCATTGCCGCCCGCGGCCCCATTGCCGTGCGGTTGAGCAAGGAAGCCGTGAACGACGGCCTGGAGATGGATCTGGAAAAGGCCTTCATCCACGAGGCCGATCTGTTTGGCCTGGTCTTCACCACGCAGGACCGGGCGGAGGGCATCGATGCCTTCTTGAACAAGCGCAAGCCCGAGTTCAAGAATAAGTAA
- a CDS encoding Rpn family recombination-promoting nuclease/putative transposase, with protein sequence MTHPVHQPHDKGYKYLLKNNETFLQLLQNFVPAPWVRNIDPQSLILVDKSYITQEFADKEADIVYRLKSTAGDVIFYVLLELQSTVDYLMPFRLLLYMVEIWREVFNNTPQNERESKHFRLPAIIPWCCKLSVRLDSNYILLGNSVRTGAICRVSSQLSL encoded by the coding sequence ATGACCCACCCCGTCCACCAACCACACGACAAGGGCTACAAGTATTTGCTAAAGAACAATGAAACCTTCCTGCAACTACTGCAAAACTTTGTTCCAGCCCCCTGGGTACGAAACATTGATCCACAAAGTCTGATCCTTGTAGATAAAAGCTACATCACCCAGGAATTTGCCGACAAAGAGGCGGACATTGTCTACCGGCTGAAAAGCACTGCAGGCGACGTCATCTTTTATGTCCTGCTGGAGCTACAGTCCACAGTGGATTACCTGATGCCCTTTCGCCTACTATTGTACATGGTGGAAATCTGGCGGGAGGTGTTTAACAACACACCGCAAAATGAGCGGGAAAGTAAGCACTTTCGTCTGCCAGCCATCATCCCCTGGTGCTGTAAACTGTCAGTCCGGTTGGACAGCAACTACATCCTTTTAGGAAATTCTGTCCGAACAGGAGCAATTTGCCGGGTATCTTCTCAACTTTCACTATGA
- a CDS encoding acetyl-CoA C-acetyltransferase, with amino-acid sequence MREVVIVSAVRTAVGKFGGTLTGVPAVDLGALVIAEAVKRAGIAVEQVDEVIMGNVLQAGLGQNPARQAAIKGGIPQEVPAWTVNIVCGSGLKAVSLAAQQIMCGEADIVVAGGMENMSATPYVVDKARWGYRMGDGKLVDAMIKDGLWCAFNNYHMGITAENIAERYGITREEQDRLALASQEKAIAAIDAGRFKEEIVPVPIPQKKGEPLLFEVDEFPRRGTSLEALAKLPPAFKKDGTVTAGNASGINDGAAACVVMSADKARELGVKPLFVIRSSATAGVDPAVMGLGPIPATRKALQKAGLTVADLDLIEANEAFAAQACAVIKELELPLEKVNVNGGAVAIGHPIGASGARILVTLLYEMKRRGSHLGLATLCIGGGQGCAMVVESI; translated from the coding sequence GTGCGAGAAGTAGTCATTGTTAGCGCCGTGCGCACGGCGGTGGGGAAATTTGGCGGTACGCTGACCGGAGTGCCCGCGGTGGACCTGGGCGCGCTGGTCATTGCCGAAGCGGTAAAGAGGGCCGGTATCGCGGTCGAGCAGGTGGACGAAGTGATCATGGGTAATGTGCTGCAGGCCGGCCTGGGGCAAAACCCGGCCCGCCAGGCGGCCATCAAGGGGGGCATCCCGCAGGAAGTGCCGGCCTGGACGGTGAACATCGTCTGCGGTTCCGGCCTGAAAGCGGTCAGCCTGGCCGCTCAGCAGATCATGTGCGGAGAGGCCGACATCGTGGTGGCCGGCGGCATGGAGAACATGAGCGCCACCCCCTATGTGGTGGACAAAGCCCGCTGGGGTTACCGCATGGGAGACGGCAAGCTGGTGGATGCCATGATCAAGGACGGCCTGTGGTGTGCTTTCAACAACTACCACATGGGGATTACGGCGGAGAATATTGCCGAGCGTTACGGCATCACCCGGGAGGAGCAGGATCGTCTGGCACTGGCCAGCCAGGAGAAGGCCATTGCCGCCATTGATGCGGGCCGCTTTAAAGAGGAGATTGTGCCCGTGCCCATTCCCCAAAAGAAAGGCGAGCCGCTTTTATTTGAAGTGGACGAGTTTCCGCGCCGCGGCACCAGTCTGGAGGCCCTGGCCAAACTGCCGCCCGCCTTTAAAAAGGACGGCACGGTCACGGCCGGCAACGCTTCGGGCATCAATGACGGTGCGGCCGCCTGTGTGGTCATGTCGGCCGACAAAGCGCGGGAACTGGGCGTGAAGCCCCTGTTTGTTATCCGCAGTTCGGCCACGGCCGGGGTGGATCCCGCCGTGATGGGCCTGGGTCCCATACCGGCTACCCGCAAGGCCCTGCAAAAGGCCGGCTTGACGGTGGCCGACCTGGACCTAATTGAAGCCAACGAGGCCTTTGCTGCCCAGGCCTGCGCCGTGATCAAGGAGCTGGAACTGCCCCTGGAAAAGGTCAATGTCAACGGCGGGGCAGTGGCCATCGGTCACCCCATCGGCGCCAGCGGGGCGCGGATCCTGGTCACCCTGCTCTATGAAATGAAGCGGCGCGGCAGCCACCTGGGACTGGCCACACTTTGCATTGGCGGCGGACAGGGTTGCGCTATGGTTGTGGAAAGTATTTAA
- a CDS encoding (Fe-S)-binding protein yields the protein MAEPLMIFDEVRDVIVASGGEEITKCMQCGLCTAVCPWHRMEKEAEFNTRGMFHMGRLGYDGYESDDFLFACTTCNQCAVFCPRGIKIPDLVRSMRSVIAETGGIPKNLKAVVGSINSQGNPWSQERSARADWMKGYEVPAFTPDKEYLLYVCCTSAYDGRSQKVARAIVDLLKAAGVSFGVLSGEEQCCGESVRKIGAEQEFTNLAEYNIKLFKDKGVQKIITTSPHCYYTFSKEYPELGADFEVFHYTEILADMLKQGKLSLSKPVQGKVIYHEPCYLGRHSRIFDAPRDLLGAIPEIDAVEYSRNKDLSMCCSGGGARIWMETEAGMRFSDVKVQEAAEKEVNYIATACPYCIVMLEDSVKNQNLDEKIAVKDISELLQASL from the coding sequence GTGGCCGAGCCATTGATGATTTTTGACGAGGTAAGGGATGTCATCGTCGCTTCGGGTGGCGAGGAAATAACCAAGTGCATGCAGTGCGGCCTGTGCACCGCGGTCTGCCCGTGGCACAGGATGGAGAAAGAAGCCGAGTTCAACACCAGAGGCATGTTCCACATGGGCCGGCTGGGCTATGATGGCTACGAGTCGGACGACTTTTTGTTTGCCTGCACTACCTGCAACCAGTGTGCCGTGTTCTGCCCGCGGGGCATCAAGATCCCCGACCTGGTGCGCAGCATGCGCAGCGTGATTGCCGAGACAGGCGGCATTCCCAAAAACTTGAAAGCTGTGGTGGGCAGCATCAACAGCCAGGGCAACCCCTGGTCCCAGGAGCGCTCGGCGCGGGCCGACTGGATGAAGGGCTATGAAGTGCCCGCTTTCACACCGGACAAAGAATATTTGCTCTACGTCTGCTGCACCTCGGCTTACGACGGCCGCAGCCAGAAAGTGGCCCGGGCCATCGTGGATCTGCTCAAAGCGGCCGGGGTGAGCTTTGGCGTGCTGTCCGGCGAAGAGCAGTGCTGCGGCGAGTCCGTGCGCAAGATCGGCGCCGAGCAGGAGTTCACCAACCTGGCCGAATACAACATCAAGCTGTTCAAGGACAAAGGCGTGCAAAAGATCATCACCACATCGCCCCACTGCTACTACACCTTCAGTAAGGAATACCCCGAGCTGGGCGCCGACTTTGAGGTCTTCCACTACACGGAAATACTGGCCGATATGCTCAAGCAGGGCAAGCTCAGCCTGAGCAAGCCGGTACAGGGTAAGGTTATTTACCACGAGCCCTGCTATTTGGGCCGCCATTCCCGTATTTTCGATGCACCGCGCGACTTGCTGGGTGCCATTCCCGAGATCGACGCGGTGGAGTATAGCCGGAACAAGGATCTCAGCATGTGCTGCAGCGGCGGCGGGGCGCGCATCTGGATGGAAACCGAGGCCGGTATGCGCTTCTCCGACGTGAAAGTGCAGGAAGCGGCGGAAAAAGAGGTCAACTACATCGCTACGGCCTGTCCGTACTGTATCGTCATGCTGGAAGACAGCGTGAAGAACCAGAACCTGGACGAGAAGATCGCCGTGAAGGACATCAGCGAACTGTTACAGGCCAGCCTGTAA
- a CDS encoding M24 family metallopeptidase encodes MLTVPREEITARWQGLQAALGGAGMAGALLWQGADLYYYTGVFQQGVLWVPAAGQPVFCVRRSYEEAARYAQLDQVVRINSYKQLSEVLQSCGYTLDGVIGLEYDVLPVQYYEMLRQLFPAARWQNVSHLIRQQRAVKSAFELKLIRQAAAALDDAYSALSGELQPGQAEHQIAARLEQLLRQRGHQGVVRLRGLNSEFHYGCVLAGPSGGVASYFDGPLGGCGLSLAYPMGPGREVWQTGQPLMIDYVACLEGYCVDMSRVFVAGQLPPLLEKAHQVALEIEQAIVESVRPGRPAEEAHLLALTMAEKAGLAEHFMGHGSPVGFIGHGVGLELNELPVLARGIKALLVAGMVIAVEPKFIFPGLGAVGTESTYLLTEHKMEKLTRFPAQLYNIAG; translated from the coding sequence ATGCTGACAGTGCCCCGGGAGGAAATAACCGCCCGCTGGCAGGGACTGCAGGCCGCGCTGGGCGGGGCCGGAATGGCCGGCGCCCTGCTCTGGCAGGGTGCCGATCTCTACTACTACACCGGCGTTTTCCAGCAGGGCGTGCTCTGGGTGCCCGCTGCCGGCCAGCCGGTGTTCTGTGTACGGCGCAGCTATGAAGAGGCAGCCCGCTACGCCCAGCTGGACCAGGTGGTGCGGATAAACAGTTACAAGCAGCTGTCCGAGGTGCTCCAGTCCTGCGGCTATACGCTGGACGGGGTGATCGGGCTGGAGTACGATGTTTTACCCGTGCAATATTATGAAATGCTGCGGCAGCTTTTCCCGGCCGCCCGCTGGCAAAATGTGTCCCATCTGATCCGGCAGCAGCGGGCGGTGAAATCCGCCTTCGAACTGAAGTTGATCCGGCAGGCGGCGGCCGCTCTGGATGATGCGTACTCTGCCCTGAGCGGCGAACTGCAGCCCGGGCAGGCCGAGCACCAGATCGCGGCCCGGCTGGAGCAGTTGCTGCGCCAGCGGGGTCACCAGGGCGTGGTGCGCCTGCGGGGGCTGAACAGCGAGTTCCATTACGGCTGTGTACTGGCCGGGCCCAGCGGCGGGGTGGCCAGCTATTTCGACGGCCCGCTGGGGGGCTGCGGCCTGAGCCTGGCTTACCCCATGGGGCCGGGCCGGGAGGTCTGGCAAACCGGGCAGCCCCTGATGATCGACTATGTGGCCTGTCTGGAGGGGTATTGCGTGGACATGTCCCGCGTCTTTGTGGCCGGCCAGCTGCCGCCCCTGCTGGAAAAGGCACACCAGGTGGCGCTGGAAATTGAACAGGCCATAGTGGAAAGCGTCCGGCCGGGGCGGCCGGCCGAGGAAGCCCACCTGTTGGCCCTGACCATGGCTGAAAAGGCGGGGCTGGCCGAGCATTTCATGGGGCACGGCAGCCCGGTGGGCTTCATCGGCCACGGCGTGGGGCTGGAACTGAACGAACTGCCCGTGCTGGCCCGGGGCATCAAAGCGCTCCTTGTAGCCGGTATGGTCATCGCCGTGGAGCCCAAATTCATCTTCCCCGGCCTGGGTGCGGTGGGCACCGAGAGCACCTACCTGCTCACCGAGCACAAAATGGAAAAATTGACCCGTTTTCCCGCGCAGCTGTATAATATAGCTGGTTAA
- a CDS encoding 3-hydroxybutyryl-CoA dehydrogenase, producing MDIKKIMVVGAGQMGSGIAQVAAAAGFAVVLNDIKDEFVQRGLGIINKNLSRDVQKGRLDEGQKAEILARLTPSTSLSDAADCDLVIEAAIENMDIKSKIFKDLDQICPAHTILATNTSSLPITEIAAVTKRPEKVIGMHFMNPVPVMKLVEVIRGLATSDETYEIIKTMSEKMGKVPVEVNDAPGFVSNRVLLPMINEAIYCVYEGIATPEAVDQVMKLGMNHPMGPLALADLIGLDTCLYIMEVLHKGLGDSKYRPCPLLRKYVAAGWLGRKTGRGFYKYE from the coding sequence ATGGATATTAAAAAGATCATGGTTGTGGGTGCCGGTCAAATGGGTTCGGGCATCGCGCAAGTGGCCGCTGCGGCTGGCTTTGCCGTGGTGCTGAACGATATCAAAGACGAATTTGTGCAGCGCGGGCTGGGGATAATCAACAAAAACCTGAGCCGCGATGTGCAAAAGGGACGCCTGGATGAAGGGCAAAAGGCTGAGATTCTGGCCCGGTTGACTCCTTCCACCAGCTTGAGCGATGCTGCGGATTGCGACCTGGTGATTGAGGCCGCCATAGAGAATATGGACATCAAGAGCAAGATCTTCAAGGATCTGGACCAGATCTGCCCGGCCCATACCATTCTGGCCACCAACACCTCTTCCCTGCCCATCACGGAAATCGCCGCCGTGACCAAACGGCCGGAGAAAGTGATCGGCATGCACTTCATGAATCCGGTGCCCGTGATGAAGCTGGTGGAAGTGATCCGCGGCCTGGCCACTTCCGACGAAACATATGAAATTATCAAGACCATGAGCGAGAAGATGGGCAAGGTGCCGGTGGAGGTCAACGATGCTCCCGGCTTTGTCTCCAACCGGGTGCTGCTGCCCATGATCAACGAGGCCATCTATTGCGTGTACGAGGGCATTGCCACGCCCGAGGCGGTTGACCAGGTGATGAAGCTGGGCATGAACCACCCCATGGGTCCGCTGGCCCTGGCCGACCTGATTGGTCTGGACACCTGCCTGTACATCATGGAAGTGCTGCACAAGGGCCTGGGCGACAGCAAGTACCGGCCCTGCCCGCTGCTGCGCAAATATGTGGCCGCCGGCTGGCTGGGGCGCAAGACCGGGCGCGGCTTCTACAAGTACGAGTGA
- a CDS encoding helix-turn-helix domain-containing protein: protein MSYKLIGRRLQMAREEAGLSQEQLAARLGCSQSTLSNYEKGKRRLYLAQLEKIARVLQKPLEYFMQPLTEEWNEEGQPGHAPPLPDGEAQKVLKALAGLSPAHRRLAIDFILWLKKREEEEDGKF from the coding sequence ATGAGTTACAAATTAATTGGCAGGCGGCTGCAGATGGCCCGGGAGGAAGCCGGGCTGAGCCAGGAGCAGCTGGCAGCCAGACTGGGCTGCTCCCAGTCCACCCTGTCCAACTATGAAAAGGGCAAACGGCGGCTGTACCTGGCCCAGCTGGAAAAAATAGCCCGGGTGCTGCAAAAGCCCCTGGAATATTTCATGCAGCCCCTGACCGAAGAATGGAACGAAGAGGGCCAGCCGGGCCATGCCCCGCCCCTGCCGGACGGCGAGGCCCAAAAGGTGCTCAAGGCGCTGGCCGGGCTTTCCCCGGCCCACCGCCGGCTGGCCATTGATTTTATCCTGTGGCTGAAAAAGCGGGAGGAGGAAGAGGATGGTAAGTTTTGA
- a CDS encoding acyl-CoA dehydrogenase family protein, producing MVSFELTPAQEELREEVRALVQERIAPAALQIDRQGDLSFDYSLAGLLAGKNLLAPTVPREYGGRGLDYFTTALLLEEISAGCAGLAAVVMANIHAASPLILAGSREQKQKYLPLLTGPQANLAAFALTEKAAGSDMGALETSATPCREESAAPAGGGGQRWLLNGSKDYVINGGVARFITLFATTDPANKRGSMLSFLVPGDAPGLQVGAVRQKMGIRYAHTVQLLFNNVRLEAENVIGRPGSAYLLLMQTFDRGRALAGAIGIGIARAAYEYALQYSKERVQFGRPVFSHQGVSFTLAELATSIEAARLLVWKACWLIDRDLDYSMASSMAKLAASRVAVQVTAKAMEICGGSSYLQGHPVEMYLRDARVLPIIEGTDNVQKLVITSLL from the coding sequence ATGGTAAGTTTTGAACTGACCCCGGCCCAGGAGGAACTGCGGGAAGAGGTGCGGGCCCTGGTGCAGGAGAGGATCGCGCCGGCCGCCCTGCAGATTGACCGGCAGGGGGATCTTTCCTTTGATTACTCCCTGGCTGGCCTGCTGGCCGGAAAAAATTTGCTCGCCCCCACGGTACCCCGGGAGTACGGCGGCCGCGGGCTGGACTATTTCACCACGGCGCTGCTGCTGGAGGAAATCAGCGCCGGCTGCGCCGGCCTGGCAGCGGTGGTCATGGCCAACATCCACGCCGCCAGCCCGCTCATCCTGGCCGGCAGCCGGGAACAAAAGCAAAAATACCTGCCGCTGCTGACCGGGCCGCAGGCCAATTTAGCCGCCTTCGCCCTGACCGAAAAGGCGGCCGGATCGGACATGGGCGCGCTGGAGACCAGCGCCACACCCTGCCGGGAGGAAAGCGCCGCCCCCGCCGGGGGCGGCGGGCAGCGCTGGCTGCTCAACGGCAGCAAGGACTATGTGATTAACGGCGGGGTGGCCCGTTTTATCACCCTCTTTGCCACCACCGATCCGGCCAACAAAAGGGGCAGCATGCTTTCCTTCCTGGTGCCCGGCGATGCGCCCGGCCTGCAGGTGGGCGCGGTGCGTCAGAAAATGGGCATCCGCTATGCCCACACAGTGCAGCTGCTGTTCAACAATGTACGGCTGGAGGCGGAAAATGTCATCGGCCGGCCGGGCAGCGCCTATCTTTTGCTGATGCAAACCTTCGACCGGGGGCGGGCCCTGGCCGGCGCCATCGGCATCGGCATCGCCCGGGCCGCCTACGAATACGCCCTGCAGTACAGCAAAGAGCGCGTCCAGTTTGGGCGGCCGGTGTTCTCCCACCAGGGGGTATCCTTCACCCTGGCCGAGCTGGCCACCAGCATCGAGGCCGCCCGCCTGCTGGTGTGGAAGGCCTGCTGGTTAATCGACCGGGATCTGGACTATTCCATGGCCTCCTCTATGGCCAAGCTGGCCGCCAGCCGGGTGGCCGTGCAGGTGACGGCTAAAGCCATGGAAATCTGCGGGGGCAGCAGTTACCTGCAGGGCCATCCGGTGGAAATGTACCTGCGGGACGCCCGGGTGCTGCCCATCATCGAGGGAACCGACAATGTGCAAAAGCTGGTGATCACTTCACTTTTGTGA
- the dinB gene encoding DNA polymerase IV: MERVIALVDMNSFFASCHQAENPALEGKEVIVAGDPAHRTGIVLACSYPCKAKGVKTGMAVGEARLLCPDAHYFRPDYRLYVEYSSRILAILRDFTDLVEPFSIDEAFLDLTGVLHLWGTPLKTATLIKQRIRRETGLFCSVGIGPNKLVAKMAAGLQKPDGLTVLPTVEDYRRAFYHRPVRELFGVGSHYERHLRNYGIRTIGDLAGFPVQILKQRWGKNGEMLWHCARGIDCSPVSPAALDVSRSMGQQKTLPRDIYSREKIKTVILELCELVARRVRQGGYAGRTVFLTLRDSDFNFFTRSTSLKHYTDLGDDIYSAACLLLDRHWSEGRPVRLVGVTLGGLVRSWYRQPDLFGRQERQVRLSHACDAIKNRHGEKTIFRGVSLREESLMQIKNNILWEKHRLYLPEMREKAIHRCRDCKFFVLVQGREELRPGCVAGIRAFASYEKPVPGVVPAHEIMRLVGLEGLNQALQGANPEKQSCGRFVLKPVAR; this comes from the coding sequence ATGGAGCGCGTGATTGCCCTGGTGGACATGAACTCTTTCTTTGCCAGCTGTCACCAGGCCGAAAACCCGGCCCTGGAGGGAAAAGAGGTGATTGTGGCCGGTGATCCGGCCCACCGCACCGGCATTGTGCTGGCCTGTTCCTACCCCTGCAAGGCCAAAGGGGTGAAGACCGGCATGGCGGTGGGGGAGGCCAGGTTGCTCTGTCCGGACGCCCACTATTTCCGGCCGGACTACCGCCTGTATGTGGAGTACTCCAGCCGCATTCTGGCCATTCTGCGCGATTTCACCGACCTGGTGGAGCCCTTTTCTATTGACGAAGCCTTTCTGGATCTTACGGGGGTTTTGCACCTGTGGGGGACGCCGCTTAAGACGGCCACCCTGATCAAACAGCGCATTCGCCGGGAGACCGGCCTTTTTTGCAGTGTGGGCATTGGCCCCAACAAGCTGGTGGCCAAAATGGCCGCCGGCCTGCAAAAGCCCGACGGGCTGACGGTTTTGCCCACGGTGGAGGACTACCGGCGGGCCTTTTACCATCGCCCGGTGCGGGAGCTGTTCGGCGTGGGCAGTCATTACGAGCGCCACCTGCGCAACTACGGCATCCGCACCATTGGCGACCTGGCCGGCTTTCCGGTGCAAATATTAAAGCAGCGCTGGGGCAAAAACGGCGAGATGCTCTGGCACTGTGCCCGGGGGATTGACTGCTCGCCGGTCAGTCCCGCTGCGCTGGACGTCTCCCGCAGCATGGGGCAGCAAAAGACCCTGCCCCGGGATATCTACAGCCGGGAGAAGATTAAGACCGTTATCCTGGAGCTGTGCGAACTGGTGGCCCGGCGGGTGCGCCAGGGGGGGTATGCGGGGCGGACGGTTTTTCTCACCCTGCGGGACAGCGATTTCAATTTTTTCACCCGCTCCACCAGTTTAAAGCACTACACCGATCTGGGCGACGACATTTACAGCGCGGCCTGCCTGCTGCTGGACAGGCACTGGAGCGAGGGCCGGCCGGTGCGGCTGGTGGGTGTCACGCTGGGCGGCCTGGTGCGCAGCTGGTACCGGCAGCCCGATCTGTTCGGCCGGCAGGAGCGGCAGGTCAGGTTGAGCCACGCCTGTGACGCCATCAAAAACCGCCACGGCGAGAAAACCATTTTCCGGGGGGTATCTCTGCGGGAGGAAAGTCTGATGCAGATTAAAAACAATATACTGTGGGAAAAACACCGCCTGTATTTGCCCGAAATGCGGGAAAAGGCCATCCACCGCTGCCGGGACTGCAAATTTTTCGTGCTGGTGCAGGGGCGGGAAGAACTGCGGCCGGGTTGTGTGGCCGGCATCCGGGCTTTTGCCAGCTATGAAAAGCCCGTGCCGGGCGTGGTCCCGGCCCATGAAATTATGCGCCTGGTGGGCCTGGAAGGATTAAACCAGGCCCTGCAGGGCGCCAATCCGGAAAAGCAGAGTTGCGGCCGGTTTGTTTTAAAACCTGTGGCCCGCTAG
- a CDS encoding acyl-CoA dehydrogenase family protein gives MFDFMLTPEQLKLRDEVRQFVKSVPRQLVLDMDEEKIQFPRSFIEEAGARNLLGLRFPREYGGRGLDWASEVVALEEVGVLSMSLSCLYSMPSIVGEAINKFGTPAQKEKFLKPTLAGRLASAEGLTEPRGGSDFFGATTVAVKKGDKYILKGQKRFIVGAEGADYFMIYAKTDPAAPSHKSLSAFLVERGPGVKVEYIYGLMGTRGGGAGRLVLDNCEVPAENLLGRENGAAEIFYQMMIPERMTSAAGSIGMARAALEVATRYTTRRKAFGQTINKFQAVSFKIAESITMLDAARALVYAAARAVDGGADAALCRRLVSEAKKCATETAWAVVNNAMQVMGGIGYTRVYPIERLLRDARLAMIWTGTSEIMNLIIQHEYYKELGAQVVDRRDVEEDAPDAHRLEEKVYE, from the coding sequence TTGTTTGACTTTATGCTCACGCCGGAGCAACTCAAGCTGCGCGATGAGGTGCGCCAGTTTGTGAAGAGCGTGCCCCGCCAGCTGGTGCTGGACATGGATGAGGAAAAAATCCAGTTTCCCCGCAGCTTTATCGAGGAGGCCGGGGCGCGCAACCTGCTGGGCCTGCGCTTTCCCCGCGAGTACGGCGGCCGGGGCCTGGACTGGGCCAGCGAAGTGGTGGCCCTGGAAGAGGTGGGCGTGCTCAGCATGTCGCTCTCCTGTCTGTACTCCATGCCCAGCATTGTGGGCGAGGCCATCAACAAGTTCGGCACGCCAGCCCAGAAGGAGAAGTTCTTAAAGCCCACCCTGGCGGGCCGGCTGGCTTCCGCCGAGGGCCTCACCGAACCGCGGGGCGGTTCCGACTTCTTCGGCGCCACCACCGTGGCCGTGAAAAAAGGGGATAAGTACATTTTAAAAGGGCAGAAGCGCTTCATTGTGGGTGCCGAGGGAGCCGACTATTTCATGATTTACGCCAAAACCGACCCGGCCGCCCCCTCCCACAAATCGCTGTCCGCCTTTCTGGTGGAAAGAGGACCGGGCGTCAAGGTGGAATACATTTACGGTCTGATGGGCACCCGGGGCGGGGGAGCCGGCCGCCTGGTGCTGGACAACTGCGAAGTGCCGGCCGAAAACCTGCTGGGCCGGGAAAACGGTGCGGCAGAAATATTCTACCAGATGATGATCCCCGAGCGCATGACCAGCGCCGCCGGTTCCATCGGCATGGCCCGGGCCGCCCTGGAGGTGGCCACCCGCTACACCACCCGCCGCAAAGCCTTTGGCCAGACCATCAACAAATTCCAGGCCGTCAGCTTCAAGATCGCCGAAAGCATCACCATGCTGGATGCCGCCCGGGCGCTGGTCTACGCGGCGGCGCGGGCCGTGGACGGCGGGGCGGATGCCGCCCTCTGCCGGCGCCTGGTTTCCGAGGCCAAAAAATGTGCCACCGAAACCGCCTGGGCCGTGGTCAACAATGCCATGCAGGTCATGGGCGGCATCGGCTACACCCGGGTTTACCCCATTGAGCGCCTGCTGCGGGACGCCCGGCTGGCCATGATCTGGACCGGCACCAGTGAGATCATGAACCTGATCATCCAGCACGAATATTACAAGGAGCTGGGTGCCCAGGTTGTCGACCGGCGGGATGTGGAGGAAGACGCTCCCGACGCCCACCGCCTGGAGGAAAAAGTGTACGAGTAA